The Setaria italica strain Yugu1 chromosome IX, Setaria_italica_v2.0, whole genome shotgun sequence genome has a window encoding:
- the LOC101760137 gene encoding putative polyol transporter 1, translated as MSTDADAVPAAVAPAKRAPINKYAFASALLASMNSVLLGYDISVMSGAQLFMKEDLKITDTQIEILAGVINIYSLFGSLAAGFTSDWLGRRYTMVLAAAIFFTGALLMGLAPDYALLMVGRFVAGIGVGFALMIAPVYTAEVAPTSARGFLTSFPEVFNNFGILLGYVSNFAFARLPVHLSWRAMFLVGAVPPVFLGVAVLAMPESPRWLVMRGRIDDARRVLQKTSDSPAEAEERLLDIKKVVGIPEGVSDADDVAAIVRANNKGSRGDGVWKELLINPSRPVRRMLMAGLGLMFIQQATGVDCVVLYSPRVFERAGIKSKTNSLGASMAVGACKTFFIPISTLLLDRIGRRPLLLASGGGMAIFLFTLATSLHMMDRRPEGEAAALGAVSIAAMLSFVASFASGLGPVAWVYCSEIYPLRLRAQAAAIGTGLNRIMSGATTMSFLSLSNAITIAGSFYLYACIMAAGWVFMYFFLPETMGKSLEDTAKLFGKDADDDDGVVVAAGRHESKKSSTELSAQQH; from the exons ATGAGCAcggacgccgacgccgtcccGGCCGCCGTGGCGCCGGCGAAGCGCGCGCCCATCAACAAGTACGCCTTCGCCTCCGCCCTGCTCGCCTCCATGAACTCCGTCCTCCTCGGCTATG ACATCTCGGTGATGAGCGGCGCGCAGCTGTTCATGAAGGAGGACCTCAAGATCACGGACACGCAGATAGAGATCCTCGCCGGCGTCATCAACATCTACTCGCTCTTCGgctcgctcgccgccggcttcaCCTCCGACTGGCTCGGCCGGCGCTACACCATGGTGCTGGCGGCCGCAATCTTCTTCACGGGCGCGCTTCTCATGGGCCTGGCCCCGGACTACGCGCTCCTCATGGTCGGCCGCTTCGTGGCCGGCATCGGCGTCGGCTTCGCGCTCATGATCGCCCCCGTCTACACCGCCGAGGTCGCGCCCACCTCCGCCCGCGGCTTCCTCACATCCTTCCCGGAGGTGTTCAACAACTTCGGCATCCTCCTCGGCTACGTCTCCAACTTCGCCTTCGCGCGCCTTCCTGTCCACCTCAGCTGGCGCGCCATGTTCCTCGTCGGCGCCGTGCCGCCGGTCTTCCTCGGCGTCGCCGTCCTCGCCATGCCGGAGTCGCCCCGGTGGCTCGTCATGCGGGGCCGTATCGACGACGCTCGCCGCGTCCTGCAGAAGACCTCCGACTCgcccgccgaggccgaggagcGGCTGCTCGACATCAAGAAGGTGGTCGGGATCCCCGAGGGCGTGTccgacgccgacgacgtcgccgccaTCGTCCGCGCCAACAACAAGGGCTCCCGCGGCGACGGGGTGTGGAAGGAGCTCCTCATCAACCCGTCACGCCCCGTGCGGCGCATGCTCATGGCCGGGCTCGGGCTCATGTTCATCCAGCAGGCCACCGGCGTGGACTGCGTGGTGTTGTACAGCCCGCGGGTGTTCGAGCGGGCGGGCATCAAGTCCAAGACCAACTCGCTGGGCGCGTCCATGGCGGTCGGCGCGTGCAAGACCTTCTTCATCCCGATCTCGACGCTGCTCCTCGACCGCATCGGCCGGcggccgctcctcctcgccagcggcggcgggatggccaTCTTCCTGTTCACGCTGGCCACGTCCCTGCACATGATGGACCGGcggccggagggggaggcggcggcgctgggcgcggTGAGCATCGCGGCGATGCTGTCATTCGTGGCGTCGTTCGCGTCCGGGCTGGGCCCCGTCGCGTGGGTGTACTGCTCCGAGATCTACCCGCTGCGGCTGCGCGCGCAGGCCGCCGCCATCGGCACGGGGCTCAACCGGATCATGAGCGGGGCCACCACCAtgtccttcctctccctctccaacgcCATCACCATCGCGGGGAGCTTCTACCTCTACGCCTGCATcatggcggcggggtgggtgttCATGTACTTCTTCCTGCCGGAGACGATGGGCAAGAGCCTGGAGGACACTGCGAAGCTCTTCGGCAAGGACGCCGACGACGATGACGGTGTTGtcgtggccgccggccgccacgagAGCAAGAAGTCATCCACTGAGCTCAGTGCTCAGCAGCACTGA
- the LOC101760549 gene encoding dehydrodolichyl diphosphate synthase complex subunit NUS1 isoform X3 has product MREAFVASQAPIYMNQAPPHMSRPSIILKLILGLIWGIIHLAISLFNIWSLLIYNLECYIISSGLLRKYRYLHLDRLKYLAIVVDSKEAKNTVKIRQLLCWLSTMGVKYICLYDIEGVLKKSFEPAMKGSRDGKAGEYLGISASISHSGHKDLVIECVSGSDGKEGIAKAASLLCSTYLNGDTHGDGKKEPTFTEADMASALKAVGCGGPEPDLLLMYGPARCHLGFPAWRLRYTEIMHMGPLKSMKYGAIVKALYNFSKKYQNYGK; this is encoded by the exons ATGAG GGAGGCATTTGTGGCCAGTCAGGCCCCCATCTACATGAATCAGGCTCCTCCACAT ATGTCTAGACCATCTATTATTCTCAAGCTCATTTTGGGGCTGATCTGGGGCATCATCCACTTGGCAATCAGCCTTTTTAATATATGGTCTCTTCTGATTTATAATCTAGAATGCTATATTATTTCGTCTGGGTTGTTGCGGAAGTATCGGTACCTCCACCTGGATCGACTGAAGTACTTGGCTATTGTGGTGGATAGCAAAGAAGCTAAAAATACCGTGAAGATCAGGCAGCTATTGTGCTGGCTCTCAACTATGGGTGTGAAGTATATATGTCTCTACGACATTGAGG GAGTCCTGAAGAAATCATTTGAACCGGCTATGAAGGGTTCAAGAGATGGGAAGGCAGGAGAATATTTG GGTATTAGTGCAAGCATTTCACACTCTGGCCACAAAGATTTGGTAATAGAGTGTGTTTCTGGTTCTGATGGCAAGGAGGGTATTGCTAAAGCAGCCAGTTTACTTTGCTCAACTTACTTAAATGGTGATACTCATGGAGATGGCAAAAAGGAGCCAACATTTACAGAAGCTGACATGGCCAGTGCGCTGAAAGCTGTAG GTTGTGGTGGACCAGAACCTGATCTTCTTCTCATGTATGGTCCTGCTAGATGTCATTTAGGCTTTCCTGCATGGAGATTACGGTATACTGAAATTAT gcATATGGGACCACTAAAATCAATGAAATACGGTGCCATTGTGAAAGCTTTATATAACTTTTCGAAGAAATACCAAAATTATG GTAAATGA
- the LOC101760549 gene encoding dehydrodolichyl diphosphate synthase complex subunit NUS1 isoform X2, translating to MDSKAMEAFVASQAPIYMNQAPPHMSRPSIILKLILGLIWGIIHLAISLFNIWSLLIYNLECYIISSGLLRKYRYLHLDRLKYLAIVVDSKEAKNTVKIRQLLCWLSTMGVKYICLYDIEGVLKKSFEPAMKGSRDGKAGEYLGISASISHSGHKDLVIECVSGSDGKEGIAKAASLLCSTYLNGDTHGDGKKEPTFTEADMASALKAVGCGGPEPDLLLMYGPARCHLGFPAWRLRYTEIMHMGPLKSMKYGAIVKALYNFSKKYQNYGK from the exons ATGGATTCCAAAGCCAT GGAGGCATTTGTGGCCAGTCAGGCCCCCATCTACATGAATCAGGCTCCTCCACAT ATGTCTAGACCATCTATTATTCTCAAGCTCATTTTGGGGCTGATCTGGGGCATCATCCACTTGGCAATCAGCCTTTTTAATATATGGTCTCTTCTGATTTATAATCTAGAATGCTATATTATTTCGTCTGGGTTGTTGCGGAAGTATCGGTACCTCCACCTGGATCGACTGAAGTACTTGGCTATTGTGGTGGATAGCAAAGAAGCTAAAAATACCGTGAAGATCAGGCAGCTATTGTGCTGGCTCTCAACTATGGGTGTGAAGTATATATGTCTCTACGACATTGAGG GAGTCCTGAAGAAATCATTTGAACCGGCTATGAAGGGTTCAAGAGATGGGAAGGCAGGAGAATATTTG GGTATTAGTGCAAGCATTTCACACTCTGGCCACAAAGATTTGGTAATAGAGTGTGTTTCTGGTTCTGATGGCAAGGAGGGTATTGCTAAAGCAGCCAGTTTACTTTGCTCAACTTACTTAAATGGTGATACTCATGGAGATGGCAAAAAGGAGCCAACATTTACAGAAGCTGACATGGCCAGTGCGCTGAAAGCTGTAG GTTGTGGTGGACCAGAACCTGATCTTCTTCTCATGTATGGTCCTGCTAGATGTCATTTAGGCTTTCCTGCATGGAGATTACGGTATACTGAAATTAT gcATATGGGACCACTAAAATCAATGAAATACGGTGCCATTGTGAAAGCTTTATATAACTTTTCGAAGAAATACCAAAATTATG GTAAATGA
- the LOC101760549 gene encoding dehydrodolichyl diphosphate synthase complex subunit NUS1 isoform X1 — MYFTRICCSHILSGWVEAFVASQAPIYMNQAPPHMSRPSIILKLILGLIWGIIHLAISLFNIWSLLIYNLECYIISSGLLRKYRYLHLDRLKYLAIVVDSKEAKNTVKIRQLLCWLSTMGVKYICLYDIEGVLKKSFEPAMKGSRDGKAGEYLGISASISHSGHKDLVIECVSGSDGKEGIAKAASLLCSTYLNGDTHGDGKKEPTFTEADMASALKAVGCGGPEPDLLLMYGPARCHLGFPAWRLRYTEIMHMGPLKSMKYGAIVKALYNFSKKYQNYGK, encoded by the exons ATGTATTTTACCAGGATTTGTTGTTCACATATCTTGTCTGGTTGGGT GGAGGCATTTGTGGCCAGTCAGGCCCCCATCTACATGAATCAGGCTCCTCCACAT ATGTCTAGACCATCTATTATTCTCAAGCTCATTTTGGGGCTGATCTGGGGCATCATCCACTTGGCAATCAGCCTTTTTAATATATGGTCTCTTCTGATTTATAATCTAGAATGCTATATTATTTCGTCTGGGTTGTTGCGGAAGTATCGGTACCTCCACCTGGATCGACTGAAGTACTTGGCTATTGTGGTGGATAGCAAAGAAGCTAAAAATACCGTGAAGATCAGGCAGCTATTGTGCTGGCTCTCAACTATGGGTGTGAAGTATATATGTCTCTACGACATTGAGG GAGTCCTGAAGAAATCATTTGAACCGGCTATGAAGGGTTCAAGAGATGGGAAGGCAGGAGAATATTTG GGTATTAGTGCAAGCATTTCACACTCTGGCCACAAAGATTTGGTAATAGAGTGTGTTTCTGGTTCTGATGGCAAGGAGGGTATTGCTAAAGCAGCCAGTTTACTTTGCTCAACTTACTTAAATGGTGATACTCATGGAGATGGCAAAAAGGAGCCAACATTTACAGAAGCTGACATGGCCAGTGCGCTGAAAGCTGTAG GTTGTGGTGGACCAGAACCTGATCTTCTTCTCATGTATGGTCCTGCTAGATGTCATTTAGGCTTTCCTGCATGGAGATTACGGTATACTGAAATTAT gcATATGGGACCACTAAAATCAATGAAATACGGTGCCATTGTGAAAGCTTTATATAACTTTTCGAAGAAATACCAAAATTATG GTAAATGA
- the LOC101760549 gene encoding uncharacterized protein LOC101760549 isoform X5, with the protein MYFTRICCSHILSGWVEAFVASQAPIYMNQAPPHMSRPSIILKLILGLIWGIIHLAISLFNIWSLLIYNLECYIISSGLLRKYRYLHLDRLKYLAIVVDSKEAKNTVKIRQLLCWLSTMGVKYICLYDIEGVLKKSFEPAMKGSRDGKAGEYLGISASISHSGHKDLVIECVSGSDGKEGIAKAASLLCSTYLNGDTHGDGKKEPTFTEADMASALKAVVVDQNLIFFSCMVLLDVI; encoded by the exons ATGTATTTTACCAGGATTTGTTGTTCACATATCTTGTCTGGTTGGGT GGAGGCATTTGTGGCCAGTCAGGCCCCCATCTACATGAATCAGGCTCCTCCACAT ATGTCTAGACCATCTATTATTCTCAAGCTCATTTTGGGGCTGATCTGGGGCATCATCCACTTGGCAATCAGCCTTTTTAATATATGGTCTCTTCTGATTTATAATCTAGAATGCTATATTATTTCGTCTGGGTTGTTGCGGAAGTATCGGTACCTCCACCTGGATCGACTGAAGTACTTGGCTATTGTGGTGGATAGCAAAGAAGCTAAAAATACCGTGAAGATCAGGCAGCTATTGTGCTGGCTCTCAACTATGGGTGTGAAGTATATATGTCTCTACGACATTGAGG GAGTCCTGAAGAAATCATTTGAACCGGCTATGAAGGGTTCAAGAGATGGGAAGGCAGGAGAATATTTG GGTATTAGTGCAAGCATTTCACACTCTGGCCACAAAGATTTGGTAATAGAGTGTGTTTCTGGTTCTGATGGCAAGGAGGGTATTGCTAAAGCAGCCAGTTTACTTTGCTCAACTTACTTAAATGGTGATACTCATGGAGATGGCAAAAAGGAGCCAACATTTACAGAAGCTGACATGGCCAGTGCGCTGAAAGCT GTTGTGGTGGACCAGAACCTGATCTTCTTCTCATGTATGGTCCTGCTAGATGTCATTTAG
- the LOC101760549 gene encoding dehydrodolichyl diphosphate synthase complex subunit NUS1 isoform X4, with protein MNQAPPHMSRPSIILKLILGLIWGIIHLAISLFNIWSLLIYNLECYIISSGLLRKYRYLHLDRLKYLAIVVDSKEAKNTVKIRQLLCWLSTMGVKYICLYDIEGVLKKSFEPAMKGSRDGKAGEYLGISASISHSGHKDLVIECVSGSDGKEGIAKAASLLCSTYLNGDTHGDGKKEPTFTEADMASALKAVGCGGPEPDLLLMYGPARCHLGFPAWRLRYTEIMHMGPLKSMKYGAIVKALYNFSKKYQNYGK; from the exons ATGAATCAGGCTCCTCCACAT ATGTCTAGACCATCTATTATTCTCAAGCTCATTTTGGGGCTGATCTGGGGCATCATCCACTTGGCAATCAGCCTTTTTAATATATGGTCTCTTCTGATTTATAATCTAGAATGCTATATTATTTCGTCTGGGTTGTTGCGGAAGTATCGGTACCTCCACCTGGATCGACTGAAGTACTTGGCTATTGTGGTGGATAGCAAAGAAGCTAAAAATACCGTGAAGATCAGGCAGCTATTGTGCTGGCTCTCAACTATGGGTGTGAAGTATATATGTCTCTACGACATTGAGG GAGTCCTGAAGAAATCATTTGAACCGGCTATGAAGGGTTCAAGAGATGGGAAGGCAGGAGAATATTTG GGTATTAGTGCAAGCATTTCACACTCTGGCCACAAAGATTTGGTAATAGAGTGTGTTTCTGGTTCTGATGGCAAGGAGGGTATTGCTAAAGCAGCCAGTTTACTTTGCTCAACTTACTTAAATGGTGATACTCATGGAGATGGCAAAAAGGAGCCAACATTTACAGAAGCTGACATGGCCAGTGCGCTGAAAGCTGTAG GTTGTGGTGGACCAGAACCTGATCTTCTTCTCATGTATGGTCCTGCTAGATGTCATTTAGGCTTTCCTGCATGGAGATTACGGTATACTGAAATTAT gcATATGGGACCACTAAAATCAATGAAATACGGTGCCATTGTGAAAGCTTTATATAACTTTTCGAAGAAATACCAAAATTATG GTAAATGA
- the LOC101761367 gene encoding plant-specific TFIIB-related protein 1: MSPAAQCPYCRASGPARCATTQPPLSRAVSECSACARIVLERHLHTHPFFPLFPSLHPLPLVTPDLATAVEPAPAPSAFPGGGDDEDPFLPAGFVSAFSAFSLERHPVLARSASAFSGQLAELERALAVDSAAASSNLDPAGPMVSVDSLRAYLQIVDVASILRLDRDIADHAFELFKDCSSATCLRNRSVEALATAALVQAIREAQQPRTLQEISTASNLPQKEIGKYIKILGESLKLSQPLNSNSIAVHMPRFCSLLQLNKSAQELAAHIGEVVVNKCFCTRRNPISISAAAIYLACQLEDKRKTQAEICKVTGLTEVTLRKVYKELLENWDDLLPPDYTPATPPEKAFPMTTIYSGRSSSGKDLYQDKIFDSIKQKGPEPAEPDHMVIVKEEEDKKISALGRPPAKLEPHELSKAFWPSNAPFSTSPKSDREKTETSVRGFNLNEVSCAMDSDRADTTVKPNFGDRSLNESNMLPSPNRQPLPWQLKQGAPATGPYSRLRDQHLGLDLVAALKGIGKRSAGEGSDGRDKEGK, from the exons atgtcgccggcggcgcagtGCCCCTACTGCCGCGCGTCGGGGCCGGCGCGGTGCGCGACGACGCAGCCGCCGCTCTCGCGCGCCGTCTCCGAGTGCTCAGCCTGCGCCCGCATCGTCCTCGAGCGCCACCTCCACACGCACCCCTTCTTCCCCCTCTTCCCCTCCCTCCACCCGCTCCCCCTCGTCACCCccgacctcgccaccgccgtcgagcccgcccccgccccttCCGCCTTCCCCGGCGGAGGAGATGACGAGGACCCCTTCCTACCCGCGGGCTTCGTCTCCGCCTTCTCGGCCTTCTCCCTCGAGCGCCACCCCGTCCTcgcccgctccgcctccgccttctcCGGCCAACTCGCCGAGCTCGAGCGCGCGCTCGCCGTcgactccgccgccgcgtcctccaaCCTGGACCCCGCCGGCCCCATGGTCTCCGTCGACAGCCTCCGCGCCTACCTCCAGATCGTCGACGTCGCCTCCATACTCAGGCTCGACCGGGACATAGCCGACCACGCCTTCGAGCTCTTCAAGGATTGTTCATCCGCGACCTGCCTCAGGAACCGGAGCGTCGAGGCGCTCGCGACCGCCGCGCTCGTGCAGGCCATCCGCGAGGCGCAACAGCCCCGGACGCTGCAG GAAATCTCTACTGCTAGCAATCTTCCTCAGAAAGAGATAGGAAAATACATCAAAATACTCGGAGAATCTCTAAAACTGAGCCAACCTCTTAACAGCAACTCAATTGCTGTTCATATGCCTCGGTTTTGTAGCTTGCTCCAGCTGAACAAATCTGCTCAG GAACTTGCAGCTCATATCGGTGAGGTGGTTGTTAATAAATGCTTCTGCACACGGCGGAATCCAATAAGTATATCTGCTGCTGCAATATACCTTGCATGTCAGCTCGAAGACAAGCGCAAAACTCAGGCTGAGATCTGTAAAGTAACGGGCCTTACAGAGGTCACTCTACGCAAAGTGTAcaaagaactcttggagaactGGGATGATTTGCTTCCCCCTGACTATACACCGGCCACGCCACCAGAGAAAGCTTTCCCAATGACCACCATTTACTCAGGGCGCTCGTCAAGCGGCAAGGATCTGTATCAGGATAAGATATTCGATAGTATTAAGCAAAAAGGCCCTGAGCCTGCAGAGCCCGATCACATGGTCATTGtgaaagaagaggaagacaaGAAAATCAGTGCTCTTGGTCGACCGCCTGCAAAACTTGAGCCTCATGAGTTGAGCAAGGCATTCTGGCCATCAAATGCCCCTTTCTCAACATCTCCAAAATCTGATCGTGAAAAGACTGAAACTAGTGTTCGTGGGTTCAACCTTAATGAGGTATCATGTGCAATGGATTCTGATAGAGCAGATACCACAGTGAAGCCAAATTTCGGCGATCGATCGTTAAATGAATCAAATATGCTTCCATCTCCCAATAGGCAGCCTTTACCATGGCAGCTTAAGCAGGGGGCGCCTGCAACTGGTCCATATTCTAGGCTTCGTGATCAGCACCTGGGCCTGGACCTTGTAGCTGCTCTAAAGGGGATTGGAAAAAGGAGTGCTGGGGAGGGTAGTGATGGCCGGGATAAGGAAGGGAAGTGA
- the LOC101761760 gene encoding uncharacterized protein LOC101761760 isoform X1, translating to MAVSTSTTSPLPLLLLHRGAANPSPASLSFPSSLRASSLRSRAAAAPPAETLSDDGIPAPPEGEGTGIPLPSSIGDDGEQLLYGTAGKEIVMRPCAQLSSFSDSLDVSQEKIVIRNRHGEKLFGVLHEAGSKDIVVLCHGFRSSKEGRTILSLANALTSEKISIFRFDFSGNGESEGTFEYGNYYKEVDDLHDVILHFKKHKRDTCAIAGHSKGGNVVILYASMYHDIPKVINLSGRFNLERGIGDRFGNGYMERINEHGFIDVEDKAGRIIYRVTKESLMDRLKTDMQSACTSIDPKCRVVTVHGAEDDVVPSEDALEFDKHISNHELHVIEGADHRYASHQLELAAIVLKFLKS from the exons ATGGCCGTCTCCACCTCCACTACCTCCCCGCTCCCGCTCCTCTTGCTCCACCGCGGCGCCGCAAACCCGAGCCCCGCGTCTCTAtccttcccctcctctctccgcGCGTCGTCcctccgctcccgcgccgccgccgctccgcccgcaGAGACCCTCTCCGACGACGGCATCCCCGCGCCACCG GAAGGGGAGGGAACTGGAATTCCGTTGCCATCGTCGATTGGGGATGATGGAGAGCAG TTGTTGTATGGAACTGCTGGAAAAGAAATTGTTATGAGGCCTTGTGCACAGTTGTCCTCTTTTAGTGATTCTTTAGATGTGTCACAAGAGAAAATAGTGATAAGAAACAGACACGGAGAGAAACTTTTTGGTGTTTTGCATGAAGCTGGATCTAAGGACATTGTAGTGTTGTGCCATGGCTTTAGGTCATCAAAGGAAGGTAGAACTATATTGAGTCTCGCTAATGCATTGACATCAGAAAAGATCAGCATatttcgttttgatttttctggcAATGGAGAAAGTGAAGGTACTTTTGAATATGGCAACTACTATAAAGAAGTGGACGATTTACATGACGTGATCCTACATTTCAAAAAACACAAACGTGACACCTGTGCTATTGCTGGCCACAGTAAGGGAGGAAATGTGGTTATCCTCTATGCATCCATGTATCATGATATACCTAAAGTGATTAACTTGTCTGGAAGGTTTAATCTGGAACGTGGAATTGGAGATCGTTTTGGAAATGGTTACATGGAAAGGATTAATGAGCATGGTTTCATTGACGTGGAAGACAAAGCAGGACGAATCATCTACCGTGTGACCAAAGAAAGTCTGATGGACCGTCTTAAGACAGATATGCAGAGTGCATGCACGTCTATTGACCCAAAATGCAGGGTGGTGACAGTACATGGCGCTGAGGACGATGTTGTGCCATCGGAGGATGCCCTAGAGTTTGATAAGCATATAAGTAACCATGAATTGCATGTTATTGAAGGAGCTGATCATAGATATGCATCTCATCAGCTTGAATTAGCTGCAATTGTACTGAAATTTCTTAAATCTTGA
- the LOC101761760 gene encoding 30S ribosomal protein S10 isoform X2: protein MAVSTSTTSPLPLLLLHRGAANPSPASLSFPSSLRASSLRSRAAAAPPAETLSDDGIPAPPEGEGTGIPLPSSIGDDGEQEVHIGLTTVNLNVTCSQLAPKQKIRIKLRSYWVPLIEDSCKKIIEAAKTTNAKTMGPVPLPTKRRVYCVLNSPHVHKDSRFHFEIRTHQRLIDIMYPTAQTIDSLMQLQLPAGVDVEVKL from the exons ATGGCCGTCTCCACCTCCACTACCTCCCCGCTCCCGCTCCTCTTGCTCCACCGCGGCGCCGCAAACCCGAGCCCCGCGTCTCTAtccttcccctcctctctccgcGCGTCGTCcctccgctcccgcgccgccgccgctccgcccgcaGAGACCCTCTCCGACGACGGCATCCCCGCGCCACCG GAAGGGGAGGGAACTGGAATTCCGTTGCCATCGTCGATTGGGGATGATGGAGAGCAG GAGGTGCATATAGGACTAACAACAGTTAATTTGAATGTTACCTGTTCTCAGTTGGCACCCAAGCAGAAGATCAGAATCAAGCTGCGGTCCTACTGGGTTCCTTTGATAGAGGACTCCTGCAAGAAGATAATTGAAGCTGCCAAAACAACCAACGCAAAGACCATGGGTCCTGTTCCTCTGCCGACCAAGCGGAGAGTATACTGTGTGCTCAACTCGCCCCACGTGCACAAGGATTCACGGTTCCATTTTGAGATCCGGACGCATCAGCGGCTGATTGATATCATGTATCCAACTGCCCAAACAATTGACTCATTGATGCAGCTCCAGCTCCCTGCCGGTGTCGATGTTGAGGTTAAGCTATGA
- the LOC101761760 gene encoding 30S ribosomal protein S10, chloroplastic isoform X3 — protein sequence MAVSTSTTSPLPLLLLHRGAANPSPASLSFPSSLRASSLRSRAAAAPPAETLSDDGIPAPPEGEGTGIPLPSSIGDDGEQLAPKQKIRIKLRSYWVPLIEDSCKKIIEAAKTTNAKTMGPVPLPTKRRVYCVLNSPHVHKDSRFHFEIRTHQRLIDIMYPTAQTIDSLMQLQLPAGVDVEVKL from the exons ATGGCCGTCTCCACCTCCACTACCTCCCCGCTCCCGCTCCTCTTGCTCCACCGCGGCGCCGCAAACCCGAGCCCCGCGTCTCTAtccttcccctcctctctccgcGCGTCGTCcctccgctcccgcgccgccgccgctccgcccgcaGAGACCCTCTCCGACGACGGCATCCCCGCGCCACCG GAAGGGGAGGGAACTGGAATTCCGTTGCCATCGTCGATTGGGGATGATGGAGAGCAG TTGGCACCCAAGCAGAAGATCAGAATCAAGCTGCGGTCCTACTGGGTTCCTTTGATAGAGGACTCCTGCAAGAAGATAATTGAAGCTGCCAAAACAACCAACGCAAAGACCATGGGTCCTGTTCCTCTGCCGACCAAGCGGAGAGTATACTGTGTGCTCAACTCGCCCCACGTGCACAAGGATTCACGGTTCCATTTTGAGATCCGGACGCATCAGCGGCTGATTGATATCATGTATCCAACTGCCCAAACAATTGACTCATTGATGCAGCTCCAGCTCCCTGCCGGTGTCGATGTTGAGGTTAAGCTATGA
- the LOC101762447 gene encoding probable serine acetyltransferase 4: MAACVDKWHPTHAGHLSRAIYRYLPDCTTTTTDRAMPAAASPGGCCARGGTGDDDVWDELRAEAQADADAEPILRKFYADLVLSRPSLEAALAAHLSAKLCVPGALPQDALRDLLAGALASHPEAGRAARADLRAARDRDAACDRMVHCFLYYKGFLALQAHRAAHALWADGRAAPALLLQSRASEVFGVDIHPGARIGCGILLDHATGVVIGETAVVGNDVSILHGVTLGGTGKESGDRHPKVGDGVLIGAGASVLGNVHIGAGAKIGAGAVVLRDVPEGTTAVGNPAKAIGKKAVPQRRPEEQPGVTMEQGWSDYVI; encoded by the coding sequence ATGGCTGCCTGCGTCGACAAGTGGCACCCCACGCACGCCGGCCACCTCTCCAGAGCCATCTACCGCTACTTGCCGgactgcaccaccaccaccacggacCGCGCGATGCCCGCGGCCGCCAGCCCCGGCGGCTGCTGCGcccgcggcggcaccggcgacgacgacgtctGGGACGAGCTGCGCGCGGAGGCGCAGGCCGACGCGGACGCCGAGCCGATCCTCCGCAAGTTCTACGCCGACCTCGTCCTGTCGCGCCCGTCGCTGgaggccgccctcgccgcgcacCTCTCCGCCAAACTCTGCGTCCCCGGCGCGCTGCCCCAGGACGCGCTCCGcgacctcctcgccggcgcgctcgcGTCGCACCCGGAGGCGggacgcgccgcgcgcgccgacctccgcgccgcgcgcgacCGCGACGCGGCATGCGACCGGATGGTGCACTGCTTCCTCTACTACAAGGGCTTCCTCGCCCTCCAGGCGCACCGCGCCGCGCACGCGCTGTGGgccgacggccgcgccgcgccggcgctccTCCTCCAGAGCCGCGCCTCCGAGGTGTTCGGCGTCGACATCCACCCCGGCGCGCGCATTGGCTGCGGCATCCTGCTCGACCACGCCACGGGCGTCGTCATCGGCGAGACGGCCGTCGTCGGCAACGACGTCTCCATCCTGCACGGCGTCACCCTCGGCGGCACCGGGAAGGAGTCCGGCGACCGGCACCCCAAGGTCGGGGACGGGGTGCtgatcggcgccggcgccagcgtgCTCGGCAATGTGCACATTGGAGCCGGGGCCAAGATCGGAGCGGGCGCGGTCGTGCTCCGCGACGTGCCGGAGGGAACCACGGCCGTCGGGAACCCCGCGAAGGCGATCGGGAAGAAGGCGGtgccgcagcggcggccggaggagcAACCCGGGGTCACCATGGAGCAGGGGTGGTCGGATTACGTGATTTGA